From Oncorhynchus masou masou isolate Uvic2021 unplaced genomic scaffold, UVic_Omas_1.1 unplaced_scaffold_1355, whole genome shotgun sequence:
TACTGTGGCTGAGTGGAGCAGGTGATGGTGAAGTTGTAGCCCCTGAACATCTCGGGCCCCTGGTGGCCCCTGGAGACCCCTCCCATTGGGTCAGTCAGGAAGATATCAGGCTGGACCAGGAGATCTGTAACAATATAAGAGAACAAGATAAACCTCTTCAACTAGTTTCCTATAAATATGACAATAACATCAATATGTAACAGTGCCAGCCACCCTCCCTCACAGGGCAACATGAGTAGTGGGCCTACAGTCACTGAGACAACATATGTTGATATCAGGCTGAAGCAGGACATctggaacaagaggagagaaaaagaaaacgTAGCTCCCTTTtttttcagttaagaacaaattcttattttcaatgacgacctgggaacagtgggttaactgcctgttcaggggcagaacgacagatttgtaccttgtcagctcgggggtttgaactcgcaaccttccggttactagtccaacgctctaaccactaggctaccctgccgctcctcaACTACTTTCCTCATTTAGAAGTGACAATAACATGACATGTGGTAGTGAGTAGAGACGTTCACTGAGATGACAATCAAATACAAAAGCATTCTGGGATATTTAAGTTGTTTTTGATTCCTACTTGACTGAGGGATCTATTTAGTAAAGCAGACTGACAAGCTAAACAGTCATCATGAGAGGTGCAGAGGAAGTTGTATGAATGAAGGAAATCAGTTGAATATAATTATAATATGTTGTTGTTTCCTGAGCAGGTCACTGTGAGTCCAGGAAGGAGATATAATACATGGACTAAAGTATGTGGAACTCAGCAGTGAGTTTTATTTTTACGCTCTACGTGGTTCAACACTCGGTggtccgttctgtgagcttgtgttgtctaccacttcacggctgagccgttgttgctcctagacgttccacgttaagtcactgagatcttcagtaAGTCCAATCTactggcaatgtttgtctatggagatcgcatggctgtgtgctcaattttaaacacctgtcagcaatgggttgAAATAGCTCAAATAGCAGAATCCACATATGTCTGCATACTATAGTGTGTTTTGTTATTACCTGAGCAGATCACTGTGAGTCCAGGACGGAGATCATATGTTCTTCTACACTCCCTCAGTGAAGACTCAGACCCAGAACAGGAAAATCTAGTCCCTCCAGTGGTGTTTCCAGGTAGTCCTGAAACAGTGGAGCCACAACCCagctgtctacacactactgcaGCTACATCCCTCTGGTTCCAGTCATCAGCTCCCACAGTCCTCCACTCTCCCTGGTcgtaccactccactccaccagcACAGCGACtgcctcctcccaccagcctcacaTCATCAGGCTctgagaaaagaaaagagagagacagtaatctTACTATTTTCTCACTAAAACACACCTATATTGTCTCATTCTTCACTCCAGGTGAGAAACAATGTTGATTGAGTGACAAACTGTTTCTTACCTGAGCAGGTGAGTCCAACAGCATTACCAGGTAGGCAggtgttgttctctctgtctgaggtGTCACAGTCCAGGAGAAGGGACTCTTTGCCTTTACACTGGAACTCTTTATCCCAGGTCTGACCCTCACCTTCTCCATAGAGCCCCCCCTGTAGAGCTGCAAGAGCCCCACAGCCAAGATCCCTACAGACTACCTCTGCATCCTGCTGGTCAAAGTCAGCTTCACACACTGAGGCCCAGGAC
This genomic window contains:
- the LOC135530502 gene encoding deleted in malignant brain tumors 1 protein-like, whose translation is LFSEPDDVRLVGGGSRCAGGVEWYDQGEWRTVGADDWNQRDVAAVVCRQLGCGSTVSGLPGNTTGGTRFSCSGSESSLRECRRTYDLRPGLTVICSDLLVQPDIFLTDPMGGVSRGHQGPEMFRGYNFTITCSTQPQYPGSSFLLTFTGSNRTQTQPAVNHSAAFLFPAADDSHQGNYSCVYDNYVFSHNFSSESELLSLTITGN